The genome window CCGGAAGTTGGGGTTATCGAAGCGGGTGTAGATGAAGCCATCTTCCTCGCCGCGGAAGCGCGCCGCGCCGGTGGCAACATCGGGGAAGCGGAAGGTCGAAGTCTGGAAGATGGGGTTGGAGTGGGCATCCAGAGGCGCTTCGCCCTCGCCCACATGGTTGACCAGGGTGCTGAGTCCGAATCGAGAAGGAAAAGTCATACGGCTCCAATCTGAAACGGGATTTTTGAGTACAATGCCAGTATAACACAAGCAAATTTTCCCAAGGAAAGGTCAAACGGATGGAACTGGCAGGAAAAACGGCATTGATTACCGGCGGCGCGGTGCGGGTGGGCAAAGCCATCACCCTGGCGCTGGCGCGGGCAGGCGCGAATGTGGTCATCAACTACCACTCTTCCCAGGAAGAGGTGGTGAAAACGGCGCGCGAGGCGGAAGCCCTGGGAGTGCGCGCCCTGCCCATCCGCGCGGATGTAGCAGACCGCGCACAGGTGGAAACCATGGTGCGCGAGGCAGAACGTCAACTGGGCGGGGTGGATGTGCTGGTCAACAGCGCTTCGCCCTTCCTCAAGACGCCCTTCCCGGTACAGGACGAGCAGGAATGGGAGCGGTGGAAAAAGGTGCTGGATGTGCTGATTTACGGCTCGCTGTTCTGTGCCAACGCTGTGGCGCCGGGCATGAAACAGCGCGGCGTCGGGGTGATTGTCAATATTCTCGACCTGGTGCTCTACGAACCCTGGCGGGATTTCACCGCCCACGCCATGGGCAAGACCGCTCTGCTGGCGCTCACCCGCCAACTGGCACTGGAACTGGCGCCCGGGGTGCGCGTCAACGCGGTAGCGCCGGGGGCGGTGCTGGCACCGGAGTACCTGAGCGAGGAACGCCGCGCCGCCATTGCTCAGCGCAACCTGCTGGGACGCTGGGGCAGAGCCGAGGACGTGGCAGAGGCGGTAGTGTTCCTGGCGCGCTCGGATTTCATCACCGGCGAGGTGCTGGTAGTAGACGGCGGCGAACGCTGGAATCGGCTGGCGGCAGACAGCGCCGATTAAAACGAAAAAGGCGGGTGCAA of Anaerolinea thermophila UNI-1 contains these proteins:
- a CDS encoding SDR family NAD(P)-dependent oxidoreductase, whose product is MELAGKTALITGGAVRVGKAITLALARAGANVVINYHSSQEEVVKTAREAEALGVRALPIRADVADRAQVETMVREAERQLGGVDVLVNSASPFLKTPFPVQDEQEWERWKKVLDVLIYGSLFCANAVAPGMKQRGVGVIVNILDLVLYEPWRDFTAHAMGKTALLALTRQLALELAPGVRVNAVAPGAVLAPEYLSEERRAAIAQRNLLGRWGRAEDVAEAVVFLARSDFITGEVLVVDGGERWNRLAADSAD